The segment GCTACCTACTTGCTGGTGTGGCGATAGGTCCTTGGGGGCTGGGGCTGATCCGCGATGTAGAGGCAATACTTCATTTTGCCGAATTTGGTGTGGTGCTGCTGCTGTTTCTGATTGGTTTAGAGCTTAATCCTAAAAAGTTGTGGCAACTGCGAGGTCCGATTCTCGGTCTCGGTGGTGCACAGGTGGTGTTAACTACCGCCTTTATTGCCAGTGTTGCCAATGCGATGGGGTTGTCGTGGCAGGTCAGTTTAACCATAGGTATGGGCTTGGCGCTCTCGTCTACCGCGATCGCTTTACGGGTGATAGAGGAGCAGGGGCTGGCAGGGAGTGAAACGGGGCAATCGGGTTTTGCGGTTTTGCTGTTCCAGGATATTGCGGTGATCCCGATGCTGGCGATGTTGCCTTTGTTGGCGGGTAACACCAGTGGTAATTGGCAAGATGGTTTATGGATGCTAGGTGGTGTTCTCGGGCTTTTAGTCGGCGGACACTTCTTATTGCGACCACTGTTTCGCTATGTGGTTGCCAGTGGTGTGCGAGAACTGTTTACTGTCGCGGCGCTACTGTTGGTGATTGGTATTGCGCTGATCATGAAGCAACTCGGGTTATCAATGGCACTGGGGGCATTTCTGGCAGGGGTACTGCTGGCAGAAAGTGAGTATCGCCATGAATTAGAAATCGCCATCGAGCCGTTTAAAGGGTTGTTGCTTGGGCTGTTTTTCATTGCTGTCGGTATGGCGGTTAACCTTGGTCTATTAGCGCTGCATCCGTGGAAGATTTTGTTGGGCGTTTTAGCTTTGATCACGGTTAAGGGGTTACTGCTTTATGCTTTAGCGCGCGCGGCAGGCAGCCGAGCCAAATCTCGTAGTCGCATGGCAGCCATTCTGAGCCAAGGTGGCGAGTTTGCTTTTGTCATCTTTACCGCGGCGCAAAGTCAAAATCTACTCAGCGCAGAGCAAACGGCATTTCTGTTGGTGGTGGTGAGTTTGTCGATGGTGACCACACCGCTGTTGCTGATGGGACAAGAGAAATGGTATGCGCTGAGTTTAAACCTAGATGATGATACACAGCTCTCAAGTGATGTTGTGGATAACCAACCGCGGGTGATCATTGCCGGTTTCGGGCGATTTGGTCAGATCGTTGGGCGTTTGCTTTACGCCAATAAAATCAAACTGACTATTTTAGAGAGCGATGCCAGTCAAATAAAGCTGTTGAGAAAGTATGGCTACAAAGTGTTTTATGGTGACGCGACTCAACTCGATCTGCTCCGCGCTGCAGGGGCGAGTAAAGCGGAAGCAATCATTCTTTGTACCGATTCTCCCGATGAAATCATGCAGATCGTGGATTTGTGTAAGCAGCATTTTCCTCATCTTAAAATTCTCGCCCGTGCACGTAGCCGTGTTGAAGCTTATCAATTACTCAGTCATGGCGTCGATAAGTACTCCCGTGAGACCTTTCTTGGCGCACTCGATCTTGGTAAGTTGGCGCTGATTGAGTTAGGTATGCACCCATATCAGGCACAGCGCGCAGAATCACACTTTAGAAAATTAGATAATGCGATGCTGAAAGAGTTACTTCCACAGCATAGCGAAGATAAACAATTAGCCCAAAGAGCGAAGGAAGCACGTAAAGAACTTGAAGAGATTTTTGGTCGTGAAATGGAAAACGATCAGCAGACTAAGAATTTTTGGGACTGAGAGATCTCGATAACAACAGTAATGCCAAGGAAAAGAGTGTCAGATGAAGAAAAGATTTATCGCCGGAGCGAGTTGCCCGAAATGCCAACAACAGGACAGCCTGCGCTGGTGGATTGAGAACAATATTGAGTTAGTAGAGTGTGTTGACTGCAATTACCAAGATCAACGTAAACCGCAATCCGTCGAGCAAACCACTCGCGCTGATGAAAATATGATCGGGATTTTTAGACCGGAATAATTGTGTTTCTCAAATTCATCCCCATAATACGCAGGGTAATGTTTTACATCCCAGTTATCTGGGTCTCGATAATGCCTTGGAGCAATTATGAAAATTGAAAAGAACGTAGTCGTAAGCCTAGTGTACCAAGTTAAACTAGAAGATGGCGCAGTTGTTGACCAATCAACAGTTGATGCTCCACTAGACTACCTACACGGTAATAACAACCTAATTACTGGTCTAGAGAAAGCTCTAGAAGGTAAGCAAGCTGGCGACAAATTCGAAGTAACTGTAGCTCCAGAAGAAGCATACGGCGAGCACAGCGATGACCTAGTTCAACGCGTTCCTGCAAATGTATTCCACGGTGTTGACCAAATCGAAGTGGGTATGCGTTTCCTAGCGGATACTGACCAAGGTCCAATCCCGGTAGAAGTGACTGAAGTTGATGGCGACGAAGTTGTTGTTGACGGTAACCACATGCTAGCTGGTCAAACTCTAACGTTTGAAGTTGAAGTTGTCGCAGTACGTGAAGCAACAGCAGAAGAGATCGAACACGGTCACATCCACCAAGGTGGTGGTTGCTGTGGTGGTCACGACCATGACCACGAAGGCGGCTGCTGTGGTGGCGAAGATAAAGGCGACGATCACGAGTGCTGCGGTGGCGGCGGTTGTGGTTCTCACTAATCGCAGTTTTGCTTAGAGCAGAATAGATAAAAGCGCAGCCGATTGGCTGCGCTTTTTGCATTTGAACAAGCGCGAGAATCAAGTTATGCAACCAACACAAATCCCATTTGCGATTGCCATTCACGGTGGTGCGGGCACGATTTTACCTGAGCATATGAGTGCTGAATTACAAGCGGCAATCGAGCAAGATTTGGCTAATGCGGTCAAAGCAGGGCACGCTATTTTAACTCAAGGTGGTTTGGCGGTTGATGCGGTTGTCGCCGCGGTTAAAGTGCTAGAAGACTCCCCTCATTTTAATGCAGGTAAAGGTTCGGTATTGACCCACAAAGAGATGGTTGAAATGGATGCCAGCATTATGGATGGGCGCAACAGTGAAGCGGGTGCGGTTGCTTGTGTGCGCCATATTAAAAACCCGATTACTCTCGCTTATGACGTGATGCTACATAGCCAGCACGTGCTTTTGTTTGGTGAGGGGGCAGAAGAGTTCGCTTTTAGCCGCGGTTATGATTTTACTGAGCAAGATTACTTCTTTACTGACCGTCGTTATGACCAACTGATGGCGATCAAAGAGCAAGGCGGAGTGGCGCTTTCGGAAGCGAATTACTCACAAGGCAGTTATCCAGATGATGGGAAACACGGCACGGTTGGTGCGGTAGCATTAGACCAATTGGGTAACCTTGCGGCTGCGACCAGTACTGGCGGGATTACCAATAAACGTTATGGACGCGTCGGCGACTCACCGATTATCGGTGCAGGCACATTTGCCGAGAACGGCAATGTGGCACTATCTGCAACTGGTGTTGGCGAGTGTTTCTTGCGTAAAGCAGTGACTGCGGATATCGCGGCTCGCATGCGCTATTTGCAAGAAGATGTCTCAGTAGCATGTGAAAATGTGATTCAGGGCGAACTTAAGCAAATTGGTGGTGAAGGTGGTGTGATTGGTCTCGATGCCCAAGGAAAAGTACACTTTGCCATGAATTCAACCGGTATGTATCGTGCGAGTATTGATACTAACGGCTTGTTGCAGGTGAAAATTTATGCTGAATAATAGCCAGTTTAACCACTATTAAGCTAAGTGGCTGACACTGCTCAGCCTTTTATCATGCGATATTCGACGATAACCCGATTAAGTCGGTATGATTAAAAAATGACTGCAAGAAGTGTGATTCAGTGCTAGAATCCTTTTTTAACTAGCAATCAGACTTGGAAAGATGGGAAATAACGTAGTCGTTCTAGGCACCCAATGGGGTGACGAAGGTAAAGGTAAAATCGTAGACCTTTTAACTGAAGATGCAAAATACGTGGTGCGCTACCAAGGCGGTCACAACGCAGGTCACACACTTGTAATTGATGGTGAGAAAACAGTTCTTCACCTAATTCCATCAGGTATCCTTCGCGATAACGTAAAATGTGTTATCGGTAACGGTGTTGTTCTATCACCTGAAGCTCTAATTAAAGAAATGAAGCCTCTAGAAGAGCGCGGTATCCCAGTACGTGAGCGTCTTTTCATTTCTGAAGCATGTCCTCTAATTCTTCCTTACCACGTAGCGCTAGACCAAGCGCGTGAACTTGCACGTGGTAAAAAAGCGATTGGTACAACTGGTCGTGGTATCGGTCCTGCATACGAAGACAAAGTTGCTCGTCGAGGTCTACGCGTTGGCGACCTATTCGATATGGAAGCATTCGCTGAGAAACTAAAAGAAGTAATGGAATACCATAACTTCGCTCTAGTGAACTACTACAAAGCAGACGCAGTAAGCTACGAAGAAGTACTTGAGCAAGCTAAAGGCTACGCTGAACTACTAACTTCTATGGTTATGGACGTAACTGACGAACTAGACGCAGCACGTAAGCGCGGCGACAAGATCATGTTCGAAGGTGCTCAAGGTACACTTCTAGATATCGACCACGGTACTTACCCGTACGTAACTTCTTCTAACACAACTGCTGGTGGTGTTGCTGCAGGTTCTGGTTTTGGTCCACGTCACCTAGGTTACATCCTTGGTATCGCGAAAGCTTACTGTACTCGCGTTGGTGCAGGTCCATTCCCAACTGAACTGTACGATGGTCTAGACAAGCAAGATCCAGTAGGTAAGCACCTAGGTACTGTTGGTCACGAGTTTGGCGCAACAACTGGTCGTCTACGCCGTACTGGTTGGTTCGATGCTGTTGCTATGCGTCGTGCAATCCAAATCAACTCAGTAACTGGTTTCTGTCTAACTAAACTAGACGTACTAGATGGTCTTGAAGAGCTAAAAATCTGTACTGGTTACAAGATGGACGATGGCTCTGTACTAGAAGTTTCGCCAATGGCTGCTGACGAGTACGAAAAAGTAACGCCAATCTACGAAACTATGCCTGGTTGGTCTGAGAACACTGTTGGTGCAAAATCACTAGACGCGCTTCCACAAGCAGCTCTTGATTACATCAAACGTATCGAAGAACTAACTGGTGTGCCAGTAGACATCATCTCAACTGGTCCAGACCGTAACGAAACTATCATCAAAGTTCACCCATTCGAAGCTAACTAATTCGAAACAGAACTTTGTCGCTCAATGCAGCGAGTGAGTTACACAGTTTGATAAAAGCCGACTTCAGAGTCGGCTTTTTTGTGCCTGTATTTTTTGTCTGCAGGTTTACTGGTGTGAGAGACGGCAAGGCTTGCTGGATTTTTCATCAGCTTGTGGCAAACTATTGCCAACTGAGGGCAATTTTTGTCTAAAGAGTTTTTGAACGTTGCCGATAAAGTTATCGAGACTAATTCTGCCTATTATTTAGGTAGGGTAGGCATCGAATTCAACAATAGTGCAGGTATAGTGCAGGTATGAAGCTACGAACAGTAGCAGCTTCGTTGATGATGTCACTGTGTGCGACCTTTAGTTACGCTAACGTAGCGGATGTGGGGGCGCCAGTGCCGATATATTCCGAAGCTGAACTAATTAAACTGATCGAACAGAATAAACATTTAGAACGAGTTAAAGCCGACAACTGCCAGCTGGTGGAAGATATTGTCGCGCGCGCGACCCGTATTAGCCTGCCATCCTACGAATTTTTGTATGGTGATATGTTGGCTTGGGGCGTGTGTGTTGAGCAAGATGTTGAACTGGGTCTTTATTACATGGAAAACGCGGCTCATCAAGGTTTGCCGACTGCACTCGAGCAACTTGGTCGTTATTACTCGCGTGGTACGTTGGTACAGCAAGATAAAGAGCGAGCGATCCCATACTTGCGTGAGGCAGCGGCAATGGGTAACTTGAATGCGCGTATTCACTTAGCGGAATTGCTTTTGCGTGATTACGGCAGCCCACTCGATTATGAAGATGCTTACCGCTGGCTGTACAACTCAGTAACGGCTGATCAGCGTCAACACAAACGAATTTCACGCTTAAGACAAGGTCTTGAGCAGCGTATGCCAGACAACATTATTGCGCGCGCGAAACGTCGCGATACCTTCTGGTAAGTCTGCGTTAAAAATTCCAAAAACTGCACTTATAAAAATGCCCAGCAATCGCTGGGCATTTTTGTCTTCAAGCAGGGAGAGGTTATTGAACCACTTCACCTGATGCGATAACGGTTTCGCGTACCACTTCGGTAAACTCTAGTGCTTCCTTACGGATTTGATCTTCGTCTACGGTTAGGATTTCGCGATCTTGCATGATTAGCTGACCGTCAACGATAGAGTGGCGAACGTTAGCAGAGTTAGCTGAGTACACCAGTGCCGAGTATGGGTTGTAAACCGGTACCATGTTTGGCGCTTTGGTATCGATAACAATGATGTCAGCCAGTTTGCCTGCTTCAAGCGAGCCGATCTTGTCTTCCATGTGTAGTGCTTTTGCTGCACCCATGGTTGCCATATCGATAACCTTGATTGGTGGCATTGCTGCGCGGTCTTTGTTTACTAGCTTGTGCACTTTTGCCACTTGGTTGAATTCGTCAATCGTGCTCAGTGTGTTGCCAGACATAGGACCATCAGTACCTAGACCGATGCGTACATTTTCATCGTACATTTGCAGTGCTGGTGATACACCTTTTGCTGATTTGATGTTGGCACTCATATTGTGTGCTACACCCATATCAGATTTCTTCACTAGCTCGATGTCTTTGTCATCGACAAGGATCATGTGCGCGCCTACTAGGTTTTTGTTTAGTGCGCCAATACTTTCCATGTATTGCACTGGTGATAAACCATTTGAACGTTCAGCGATCACTTGTTGCTCACGGTCAGATTCTGCTAGGTGCATCATTACTGGTACATCTTTCTCTAGCGAAAGTTTCGCCACTTTTTGCAGGATCTCTGTGGTGTTCGTGTATGGACCATGAGGTGCAAATGCTGGTGTGATACGTGGGTGGTCTTTGTATTCTTCAATGAATTTAAGCGTGTAATCGATACCTGCTTCTGCGTTCTTCGCTGATGCTACTGGGAACTTGATGATGGTTTCACCCAGGATTGCACGCATGCCAATCTTATCAACGGTTTTCGCTACTTCGTCTTCAAAGTAGTACATGTCAGCGTAAGTCGTCACACCACCTTTTAGCATTTCAACGTTACCTAGGTTTGCACCGATGCGCACCATATCACGTGATACAAGCTTCGCTTCTAATGGGAAGATGTAACGGTGTAGGCGATCTGGCACGTCGTCCGCTAGTGAGCGGAATACGGTCATTGAAACGTGAGTGTGAGTGTTGATAAGACCCGGCATAACGATATCGCCATCCACGTCTAACACTTTATCTGCTTTGTATTGCTTCTCTAAAGACTCATCACCAACGGCGATGATTTTGTTGTCTTTCACTACAACAGTACCGTTTTCATAAACAGTTTTGTCTTGGTTCATAGTTAGAACCATAGCGTCGGTGATCATCAGATCAACTTTCTCTGCGGCAATTGAGACGGCTGAGAATAGACCTAAGCTGGCAATCGCTGTTGCTAATAAAGTGCGTTTCATAGTTATCACTAAACCTATAAAGGGAGGGGATAGGAAATTGGCGCTGAATATGGCAATAAGCCGTTTTATTTGCAAACGTTTGCTTTATAAATTGCAATGAAGTGTGATCTTGATCGGTAGTGGTTGTCGCGTGTACATTGGTGAGCTAAGTTATCAAAATTTCATGGCTATTTTTCCTTTTTGTAACAGCTAAGCTGTAGCTTATATCGTTACTCAGATATAATAGCCACATACCTTCCTTGCTAATTGGGCTTGCTTATGTCAGACCAAATCCAAAACGATCCATTCGCTGATCGTGAATCAGAAAATTATGAAAATCCGATTCCAAGCCGTGAATTCATTCTTGAATTTCTAGCGCAGGCTGGCGTCCCACTAAACCGCAATGATTTATTCGAAGCACTGCAACTTGAAGGCGAAGAGCAGTATGAAGGCTTGCGCCGTCGACTGCGTGCTATGGAGCGTGATGGACAACTGGTCTTCACTCGTCGTCAATGCTATGCGCTACCTGAAAAACTCGAAATGGTGAAAGGCCACGTGATTGGTCATAAAGACGGTCACGGCTGGGTAAGACCTGAAGGTAGCATGAAGAAAGAAGACGATATCGTGCTGCCTCACCATCAAATGAAAAACATCATTCATGGTGACTTCGTGTTGGTGCAACCAACGCAAAACTCAAAACGCGGTCGCAAGGAAGGACGCTTAGTTCGCGTATTGGAAGAGCGCAATACACAAATTGTGGGTCGTTTCTTCTTAGAATATGGCTATTCATACGTGGTGCCAGACGATTCACGCATCAGCCATGACATCTTGATCCCAAATGACCAAAAAGCCGGTGCCCGTATGGGTAACGTGGTGGTTATCGAGATCACCGACCGTGGTTCACGCTCTCGTGGCATGATGGGTAAAGTAGTGGAAGTACTTGGTGAGAACATGGCACCAGGTATGGAAACGCAAATTGCCATTCGTACCCACCAAATTCCTCACGAGTGGCCAGAAGCTGTCGACAAGCAAGTTGCGAATCTGGGCGAAGAAGTGCCAGAAGAAGCCAAAGTCGGTCGTGTTGATTTACGCCAGTTGCCTTTGGTCACGATTGATGGTGAAGACGCACGTGACTTTGATGATGCGGTTTACTGTGAAGCGAAAAAAGGCGGCGGTTGGCGTCTATGGGTGGCGATTGCTGACGTAAGTTACTACGTACGCCCAGAAACGGCGCTCGATAAAGAAGCGATTAACCGTGGTAACTCGGTTTACTTCCCATCGCAAGTTGTCCCTATGCTGCCAGAAGTGCTGTCGAACGGCTTATGTTCGCTTAACCCGCAAGTTGACCGTCTATGTATGGTGTGTGAGATGACTATCTCGGCGAGCGGTAAGCTATCAAGCTACAAGCACTATGAAGCGGTGATGAACTCTCATGCACGTCTGACTTACACCAAAGTGGGTGAAATTCTCGATGGCAATGAAGAGCTACGTGAACGCTATCAGCCATTGGTGCCACATCTAGAAGAACTGCATAAGATGTACAAGGTGCTGAAAGATGCGCGCGATAATCGTGGTGCGATCGAGTTTGAAACGGTGGAAGCGAAGTTCATCTTTAATGCTGACCGTAAGATTGACCGCATTGAACCTGTGATTCGTAACGATGCGCACAAGATCATCGAAGAGTGTATGATTTTGGCGAACATCGCTTCAGCATCGTTGGTAGAGAAAGCCAAAGAGCCGGCATTGTTCCGTATTCACGAAACTCCGGGTGAACTACGCCTGCAAGGTTTCCGTGATTTCCTTGGCGAGCTAGGTCTAAACCTAGGTGGCGGTCTGGAGCCATCGCCAACCGATTATGCTGAGCTAGTAAAACAGATTGCTGAGCGCCAAGATAAAGAGTTGATCCAAACTATGCTGCTGCGCTCAATGAAGCAAGCAGTGTACAGCGCGGATAACTGCGGTCACTTTGGTTTAGCACTTAAACGCTACGCGCACTTTACGTCACCAATTCGTCGCTACCCTGACTTATTGTTACACCGCGCAATCAAATATTTGATAGCCAAAGAAGAAGGTCGTAACCAAGACCGTTGGACACCAACCGGTGGTTTCCATTACTCATTTGACGATATGGATTTCTACGGTGAGCAATGTTCGATGACTGAGCGTCGCGCGGACGATGCGACTCGTGAAGTTGCTGATTGGCTCAAGTGTGAGTACATGCAGGATCACGTAGGTGAAGAGCTAGACGGCGTGATTGCCAATGTAACTAGCTTTGGTTTCTTTGTCCGTTTGACTGAACTGCACATCGATGGCTTGGTTCATATTTCATCCTTGGCGAACGACTACTACCAATTTGACCCAATTGGTCAAAGACTTATCGGCGAAAGTTTCGGTGCTATTTACCGTCTTGGTGATGCAGTAAAAGTGAAAGTGCTGTCGGTCAACTTGAACGATAAGCAAATTGACTTTGAATTAGTCGAAACAAGTCGTAAGCTACGCGGCAAAGGAAAGACGGCGAAGAAGCGTGCGGCAGAAGCACAGCAGAAAGCGAAAGCGAAAAAACGTGCCGCGACGGGAAGCCGTTCGGAGCGCAAAGCAACACCAGACATTGAACCGACGAAACGTCCAGAGCCTGCCGAGCGCAAAGAGCGTAAAGGACCTAACGAGGTGAGTGGTGATGCCAACAAGCCGAAAGTGAAAAAGGCACGTAAGAAAAAGCCGCATAGCAAGCCGAAGAAAACTAAGCGCGCAAAGAGCGAATAACAGGTTTAGATAATGAGTAACGAATTTCTTTACGGTATTCACGCAGTCAAAGCAGTACTAGAGCGTGAACCTGAGCGTTTTATTGAAGCGTTCGTATTAAAAGGTCGTCAAGACGACCGTCTATTGCCAATTTTGAATGAACTGCAACGTTGTGGTGTGTCGATTCAACAGATGGTGCGTAAAACGCTAGATGACAAAGCGCAAGGCGCAAACCACCAAGGTATCATCGCTCGAGTTAAGCCGGCTAAACAGCTTAACGAGAACGACCTTGATGACATTCTGGCTCAGCATGAACAGCCACTGCTGTTGGTATTGGATGGCGTGACTGATCCGCATAACCTAGGTGCTTGCCTGCGTAACGCAGATGCAGCGGGTGTTGCGGCAGTTATCGTACCGAAAGATCGCTCAGCACCAATGACGGCAACAGTGAGTAAAGTTGCTTGTGGTGCTGCTGAGATTGTACCGCTAATCCGCGTGACTAACCTTGCACGTACGATGCGTGCACTGCAAGAGCAGGGTGTTTGGTTTGTTGGTACGGCAGGTGAAGCGACGCACGACATTTACCAAGCAAAACTGACCGGTAAACTGGCAATCGTAATGGGTGCAGAAGGTGACGGCATGCGTCGCCTAACGCGCGAAACCTGTGATGACCTAATCAAGATCCCAATGGCAGGTACGGTTTCAAGTCTTAACGTATCAGTAGCTTCAGGTATCTGTTTGTTTGAAGCTGTGCGTCAGCGTAGCTTGTAAAAGTGAGCGCAACGCTTAAAGAGCGTTGCTTACGGATCACGGAACGCTAATCTCGATGGAGATTAGCTACCGAGAAGGGATGTGAACGCTGTATAGCTTCACATCCTTTTTTATTCGATGTTGTATTTTGGGTCGTGTGTTTGCGAGCACAGCGTTCCGTAGCGGAGCATAAGCTTCGCGTTCCCGCATCTCAAAGCCATGCAAAGCAGGGCGTCCGCTTTTTCAAGATTATTTTCCAACCAACTCTTGCACATAAAATTGTGATCTGTATAATGCAGCGCACTGGTTAAGCCAGTTGTGAACCAATGAGCAGCGAGGAGCTGACTTATCGAAAGGTAACGTCAGGTAATGTAGACTCAGCTTATGTTCGCGGTTAATACAATTAGCTATCTTTTCTTCGGAAAAACTATCCCCAGAGGTGACTCTGGTATGTAGGGGTAGTTAATCGAAAATTAACTGACAATGCGTCCTAATCTTGGATGCTACGGTTTCACATAAATCAATCGGCATTCTCTCGTCTTGACGAGTTTGAGTGGCGATATTGTTTGTGTAATTTTTAATAATTGGAGCTCTGTCTCATGCAGAACCAACGTATCCGTATCCGCCTAAAAGCTTTCGATTACAAACTAATCGACGCTTCTACAGCGGAAATCGTTGAAACGGCTAAGCGCACTGGCGCACAGGTTCGTGGTCCAATCCCACTACCTACTCGTAAAGAGCGTTTCACAGTTCTT is part of the Vibrio ponticus genome and harbors:
- the kefB gene encoding glutathione-regulated potassium-efflux system protein KefB, with amino-acid sequence MALESDFLQSSAIFLTAAVVAVPLAQRLGLGSVLGYLLAGVAIGPWGLGLIRDVEAILHFAEFGVVLLLFLIGLELNPKKLWQLRGPILGLGGAQVVLTTAFIASVANAMGLSWQVSLTIGMGLALSSTAIALRVIEEQGLAGSETGQSGFAVLLFQDIAVIPMLAMLPLLAGNTSGNWQDGLWMLGGVLGLLVGGHFLLRPLFRYVVASGVRELFTVAALLLVIGIALIMKQLGLSMALGAFLAGVLLAESEYRHELEIAIEPFKGLLLGLFFIAVGMAVNLGLLALHPWKILLGVLALITVKGLLLYALARAAGSRAKSRSRMAAILSQGGEFAFVIFTAAQSQNLLSAEQTAFLLVVVSLSMVTTPLLLMGQEKWYALSLNLDDDTQLSSDVVDNQPRVIIAGFGRFGQIVGRLLYANKIKLTILESDASQIKLLRKYGYKVFYGDATQLDLLRAAGASKAEAIILCTDSPDEIMQIVDLCKQHFPHLKILARARSRVEAYQLLSHGVDKYSRETFLGALDLGKLALIELGMHPYQAQRAESHFRKLDNAMLKELLPQHSEDKQLAQRAKEARKELEEIFGREMENDQQTKNFWD
- a CDS encoding YheV family putative zinc ribbon protein, which gives rise to MKKRFIAGASCPKCQQQDSLRWWIENNIELVECVDCNYQDQRKPQSVEQTTRADENMIGIFRPE
- the slyD gene encoding peptidylprolyl isomerase translates to MKIEKNVVVSLVYQVKLEDGAVVDQSTVDAPLDYLHGNNNLITGLEKALEGKQAGDKFEVTVAPEEAYGEHSDDLVQRVPANVFHGVDQIEVGMRFLADTDQGPIPVEVTEVDGDEVVVDGNHMLAGQTLTFEVEVVAVREATAEEIEHGHIHQGGGCCGGHDHDHEGGCCGGEDKGDDHECCGGGGCGSH
- a CDS encoding isoaspartyl peptidase/L-asparaginase family protein, producing the protein MQPTQIPFAIAIHGGAGTILPEHMSAELQAAIEQDLANAVKAGHAILTQGGLAVDAVVAAVKVLEDSPHFNAGKGSVLTHKEMVEMDASIMDGRNSEAGAVACVRHIKNPITLAYDVMLHSQHVLLFGEGAEEFAFSRGYDFTEQDYFFTDRRYDQLMAIKEQGGVALSEANYSQGSYPDDGKHGTVGAVALDQLGNLAAATSTGGITNKRYGRVGDSPIIGAGTFAENGNVALSATGVGECFLRKAVTADIAARMRYLQEDVSVACENVIQGELKQIGGEGGVIGLDAQGKVHFAMNSTGMYRASIDTNGLLQVKIYAE
- a CDS encoding adenylosuccinate synthase, with translation MGNNVVVLGTQWGDEGKGKIVDLLTEDAKYVVRYQGGHNAGHTLVIDGEKTVLHLIPSGILRDNVKCVIGNGVVLSPEALIKEMKPLEERGIPVRERLFISEACPLILPYHVALDQARELARGKKAIGTTGRGIGPAYEDKVARRGLRVGDLFDMEAFAEKLKEVMEYHNFALVNYYKADAVSYEEVLEQAKGYAELLTSMVMDVTDELDAARKRGDKIMFEGAQGTLLDIDHGTYPYVTSSNTTAGGVAAGSGFGPRHLGYILGIAKAYCTRVGAGPFPTELYDGLDKQDPVGKHLGTVGHEFGATTGRLRRTGWFDAVAMRRAIQINSVTGFCLTKLDVLDGLEELKICTGYKMDDGSVLEVSPMAADEYEKVTPIYETMPGWSENTVGAKSLDALPQAALDYIKRIEELTGVPVDIISTGPDRNETIIKVHPFEAN
- the motX gene encoding flagellar protein MotX, with product MKLRTVAASLMMSLCATFSYANVADVGAPVPIYSEAELIKLIEQNKHLERVKADNCQLVEDIVARATRISLPSYEFLYGDMLAWGVCVEQDVELGLYYMENAAHQGLPTALEQLGRYYSRGTLVQQDKERAIPYLREAAAMGNLNARIHLAELLLRDYGSPLDYEDAYRWLYNSVTADQRQHKRISRLRQGLEQRMPDNIIARAKRRDTFW
- a CDS encoding amidohydrolase, with translation MTMKRTLLATAIASLGLFSAVSIAAEKVDLMITDAMVLTMNQDKTVYENGTVVVKDNKIIAVGDESLEKQYKADKVLDVDGDIVMPGLINTHTHVSMTVFRSLADDVPDRLHRYIFPLEAKLVSRDMVRIGANLGNVEMLKGGVTTYADMYYFEDEVAKTVDKIGMRAILGETIIKFPVASAKNAEAGIDYTLKFIEEYKDHPRITPAFAPHGPYTNTTEILQKVAKLSLEKDVPVMMHLAESDREQQVIAERSNGLSPVQYMESIGALNKNLVGAHMILVDDKDIELVKKSDMGVAHNMSANIKSAKGVSPALQMYDENVRIGLGTDGPMSGNTLSTIDEFNQVAKVHKLVNKDRAAMPPIKVIDMATMGAAKALHMEDKIGSLEAGKLADIIVIDTKAPNMVPVYNPYSALVYSANSANVRHSIVDGQLIMQDREILTVDEDQIRKEALEFTEVVRETVIASGEVVQ
- the rnr gene encoding ribonuclease R, whose product is MSDQIQNDPFADRESENYENPIPSREFILEFLAQAGVPLNRNDLFEALQLEGEEQYEGLRRRLRAMERDGQLVFTRRQCYALPEKLEMVKGHVIGHKDGHGWVRPEGSMKKEDDIVLPHHQMKNIIHGDFVLVQPTQNSKRGRKEGRLVRVLEERNTQIVGRFFLEYGYSYVVPDDSRISHDILIPNDQKAGARMGNVVVIEITDRGSRSRGMMGKVVEVLGENMAPGMETQIAIRTHQIPHEWPEAVDKQVANLGEEVPEEAKVGRVDLRQLPLVTIDGEDARDFDDAVYCEAKKGGGWRLWVAIADVSYYVRPETALDKEAINRGNSVYFPSQVVPMLPEVLSNGLCSLNPQVDRLCMVCEMTISASGKLSSYKHYEAVMNSHARLTYTKVGEILDGNEELRERYQPLVPHLEELHKMYKVLKDARDNRGAIEFETVEAKFIFNADRKIDRIEPVIRNDAHKIIEECMILANIASASLVEKAKEPALFRIHETPGELRLQGFRDFLGELGLNLGGGLEPSPTDYAELVKQIAERQDKELIQTMLLRSMKQAVYSADNCGHFGLALKRYAHFTSPIRRYPDLLLHRAIKYLIAKEEGRNQDRWTPTGGFHYSFDDMDFYGEQCSMTERRADDATREVADWLKCEYMQDHVGEELDGVIANVTSFGFFVRLTELHIDGLVHISSLANDYYQFDPIGQRLIGESFGAIYRLGDAVKVKVLSVNLNDKQIDFELVETSRKLRGKGKTAKKRAAEAQQKAKAKKRAATGSRSERKATPDIEPTKRPEPAERKERKGPNEVSGDANKPKVKKARKKKPHSKPKKTKRAKSE
- the rlmB gene encoding 23S rRNA (guanosine(2251)-2'-O)-methyltransferase RlmB; this translates as MSNEFLYGIHAVKAVLEREPERFIEAFVLKGRQDDRLLPILNELQRCGVSIQQMVRKTLDDKAQGANHQGIIARVKPAKQLNENDLDDILAQHEQPLLLVLDGVTDPHNLGACLRNADAAGVAAVIVPKDRSAPMTATVSKVACGAAEIVPLIRVTNLARTMRALQEQGVWFVGTAGEATHDIYQAKLTGKLAIVMGAEGDGMRRLTRETCDDLIKIPMAGTVSSLNVSVASGICLFEAVRQRSL
- the rpsJ gene encoding 30S ribosomal protein S10, whose translation is MQNQRIRIRLKAFDYKLIDASTAEIVETAKRTGAQVRGPIPLPTRKERFTVLISPHVNKDARDQYEIRTHKRLIDIVEPTDKTVDALMRLDLAAGVDVQISLG